One Gossypium hirsutum isolate 1008001.06 chromosome A11, Gossypium_hirsutum_v2.1, whole genome shotgun sequence genomic window carries:
- the LOC107923228 gene encoding uncharacterized protein — protein sequence MEANYSSSSSSSSLARGLKVPQSFHASIHSVRKPLTKPWKKPTSPLLPTPPKVYKVDPINFRDLVQKLTGAVPPCSISQPQQHHRLQRVAPPPPLQVAPPPFMCGAAEVNSAPFHLVSGLDHAKPQKENFSDDAMITSNSLGFSLSPSSYNYNWCSFPILSPRT from the coding sequence ATGGAAGCTAATTATTCAtcgtcatcatcttcttcttctttagcaAGAGGGTTAAAGGTTCCACAGTCTTTCCATGCGTCAATTCATTCAGTGCGTAAGCCATTGACGAAGCCTTGGAAGAAACCAACTTCACCATTACTACCAACACCACCCAAAGTTTACAAGGTCGACCCCATAAACTTTCGGGACTTGGTTCAAAAGCTCACCGGTGCAGTCCCTCCCTGCAGCATTTCTCAACCTCAACAACATCACCGTCTTCAAAGAGTGGCGCCACCTCCGCCTCTTCAGGTTGCCCCACCGCCATTCATGTGTGGGGCAGCGGAAGTCAATTCTGCGCCGTTTCATCTCGTTTCTGGATTAGATCATGCGAAACCCCAGAAGGAAAATTTCTCTGATGATGCCATGATTACCTCAAATTCACTTGGATTCAGCTTGTCACCATCTTCTTATAATTATAATTGGTGCTCTTTTCCTATTCTCAGTCCCAGAACTTAG
- the LOC121209848 gene encoding uncharacterized protein: MLLPEVDRRETQEWGQVIGVHSKIQRFSKYATFIPATKECPAEEAARLFLRHVQSGTTNQSLFEIVTGQQPLTPNAVVTHYTGPNPAAYRFAKDWQEKNDLARACLHKASKRSKKWADQNRRDVQFQVGDSVLAKLHLILRYTGLHKGLVRRYEGPFKVVKRVGKVAYKLELPPKLKVHPVFHVSMLKPFHEDQEDPNRGKSERAPMGVKVSYDREVKNIEADRVIRRKYHRPQHEYLVRWKGLPDSEASWEPAETLWQFQGKIDQFHKEDATRASLEQRRKQ; this comes from the exons ATGCTCCTACCAGAGGTAGACCGCAGAGAAACTCAGGAGTGGGGGCAAGTAATAGGGGTGCATTCAAAGATTCAGCG gttttcaaagtatgCGACTTTTATTCCGGCGACCAAAGAGTGCCCTGCTGAGGAAGCAGCTCGGTTATTCCTTAGACACgtg CAAAGTGGGACCACGAATCAAAGTCTATTTGAAATAGTGACGGGTCAACAGCCACTCACACCCAACGCTGTTGTGACCCATTACACAGGACCAAATCCGGCAGCCTATAGATTCGCAAAAGATTGGCAAGAGAAGAATGACTTGGCTAGAGCTTGtttacacaaggcaagtaagcgtAGCAAGAAGTGGGCCGATCAGAACCGAAGGGATGTACAATTTCAAGTGGGTGACTCAGTCCTTGctaaactacacttgattttACGATATACTGGTTTGCACAAGGGTCTTGTGCGAAGGTATGAAGGGCCGTTTAAAGTTGTGAAGAGAGtgggcaaggtggcctacaagctgGAGTTGCCACCAAAACTTAAAGTACACCCAGTCTTCCATGTAAGCATGCTTAAGCCGTTTCATGAGGATCAAGAAGATCCGAATCGAGGCAAGTCCGAACGAGCACCGATGGGGGTAAAAGTCTCGTATGATCGTGAAGTAAAAAACATTGAGGCAGATCGGGTAATTAGACGAAAGTACCACCGACCACAGCATGAGTACTTAGTTCGATGGAAGGGACTTCCTGATAGCGAAGCAAGTTGGGAACCTGCTGAGACATTGTGGCAGTTCCAAGGGAAGATTGACCAGTTCCATAAGGAGGAtgcgacgagggcgtcgctagaacaa AGAAGAAAGCAATAA
- the LOC107943872 gene encoding basic leucine zipper 4: MLSTVPTVFSSGLMFDNDQYLALESGFTPWDCSELLSISQTIEPAILGSVSDEPLQGHTNSNSGSDEPNQPDSSVIDERKRRRMISNRESARRSRMRKQKHLENLRNQVNRLKLENRELTNQLRLVLCHCHRVATDNNRLRSEHSILRRNLSDIHQILLLKQLQQFSSAWPCNNVATVMSDQTPPLIT, translated from the coding sequence ATGTTGTCCACTGTTCCGACCGTTTTTTCCTCCGGTTTGATGTTCGACAACGATCAATATCTGGCTTTGGAAAGCGGCTTCACGCCGTGGGATTGCTCGGAACTTCTCTCCATTTCCCAAACAATAGAACCCGCAATATTGGGTTCCGTTTCAGATGAACCACTCCAGGGCCATACAAATTCGAACTCAGGTTCGGATGAACCAAACCAACCGGATTCCTCCGTCATCGACGAGCGAAAGAGGAGACGCATGATATCGAACCGTGAATCAGCCAGGAGGTCACGGATGCGTAAACAGAAGCATTTAGAAAACTTAAGGAACCAGGTGAACCGGCTTAAACTCGAGAACAGAGAACTGACCAACCAGTTGAGGCTCGTTTTGTGCCACTGTCACCGTGTAGCAACAGACAACAACCGCCTCCGGTCTGAACATAGTATTCTCCGACGAAATTTATCGGACATACATCAAATTTTGCTATTGAAGCAACTGCAGCAGTTTTCATCGGCATGGCCATGCAATAACGTCGCTACTGTCATGTCCGATCAAACCCCACCATTAATCACTTAA